The segment GGGAGTTCGTTGATATTGAGTTCCCGTCCGGACAACATCACCTGTCGAATTTCACCGTCAACGACATAGCGATCAATGTCAACATCAATGAAATCGTACTGTGTACGCAGTTCTTGGAGTTGGCGGAAGGTTCTGCGCAGCGGTCGCCAATCCCAGAGGCGGATACTGTTAAAAACAGGGGCGTTTTCGGGGCTTCTTATGTCGTCATAACTCAGTTGCTCTGTGAGTGGATATTCCTCTTCCGTCACGGTATTCTCGGCTAAGCCGTAAGCTTGGAGTGTCGCTTTGATGTTGTAGTTGATATAGTCTGCCTCTAACACCTGTTTTCTGGGTTCAACCTGCCATCTTTGTATAGCGAGTGGGTAAACTTGTCCGAGGATTCCAGCAATTATGAACACGGCAAGCCCCCCGAAAGCGAAGGTATTACGTTTCAGGAAGATACTGATGATGAAGACAATAGCGCATAGAACCGTGAGTGCCATCATGATATACAATATAGGAAGGCGCGCCTTCATTGCAGCATATCCACCGCCACCACGGACGACATCGTTTGTGGCGTAGAGCAAATCAAACATGGCAAACTGGTAGTTCCATGCTCGGAGTAAGAGTGTTATACCTGCAAGTGTGAATAGATGTGCCTTCACACCAAAAGGTGGACTGAATCGGAATTGGCTGGTGTCTCCTGTGATTAATCCGTGGAAAAAGTAGATGACAATTGCGAATATCGTCACCAGCATAAATATGCCGAAAAGCGTCCCGCAAACGTACCGCTCCACGGGCATTCTGAAGACGTAGTAGGAGATGTCCTTATCGAAGATCGGGTCGCGTGCGGGAGACGTGAAGAACGCTTTTTGACCGGGTTCTATCTGAACAGCCGTATTCAATCGGATAGCGTTGTCCAGCACCGCTTCAATGCTTGCATCCTGATTTATTCCATTTATCTGCACATTTATCTGATCCCCTGCTCTTATGTTTTTCGCTTGGAGTTCCAATTGTGAGATAGGGATTTCGGTGGAGTCGAGACTTTCTTCGACAATAATCGGGGTGGCAGCGCGGAAAACGAGATTCTCGGCGTTGGTGTAGCGTAGGTAAATTTCCCATCGGTCACTGGCTGTGTAACCCATCAAGACGCTGAAAAGCACAGCGAGAAGCATTAGGACACCATAAATCATTTTTCGGGTATCACCGGGATTGTCTGTGGAAACGCCTGCGAAATCCGCCCCCCCCATAAAAGCGGGACTGAGGTGTTCTGGTGTGAGCCGATAGATCAGGACGAGATTTATCAGAAGGATTGCCAGATAGCAAATCCCAACGATGACACCGACGAAGATTTTCGTTTGGAGAATTTTAGCAAAAACGCCGAAATAATCCACCATCTTAAACCATAGGAAGTCTGGATATAGGTTGACCCAAGTGGCACCTAAACCTCCGATAATTGCAAGGATGACGATGGTGATAAGAAAGCGTTTGGTTCGTGAATCCATTTTTTAATTATTAACCTCCGGTCACCGTTCTACATCGTTTCACGGTGGTTTCTGATTATAGTAAAATCCGAAAATATGTTTACAGTCTGTCAAGAAACAAGGGCGCACCGCCGCTGGTGAGGTTTGTAACCTCGCCTTTTATAGGTGTATAGTTAATTGTGGGCTTTACTATAATAGTAGAACTTACACATTTCCTCTTAAAGTCCCCCTGATAAGGGGGATTTAGGAGGTTAAAAAACACCGAAATAACAACTTTTTCAGCAGAAAACATATCTTGTCTGTTTAATTTGCGTAAGTCCTTAGTTTAAAAAGATTGCCCCAGTCCGAGATGGTATTTCATACCGGGTTCCACTCGCGAGAGGTCTGTATGCCAGGCTGCAGCGAAGTCTATCGAAAACAAACCGAGTTGTAATCGAAGCCCGGCACCGATTGAGGCTTTAACATCGGCAAGTCGAATACGATTTCCTTCTCGGGCGAAGATCTTGAACGGATTTTCGGGTCCATATTGCCAATCTGACCAAGCCCCTCCGACATCCGCGAAGGCGATCCCGCGTATCCCACCGAGTGTCCATTGGATGGGCCATCCGAAATGCAGCACATCTATAAAGGGGACCCGAACTTCCAAGTTGAGAAGTCCGATACGTGTTCCAACCAATTCTTCATAATTATAGCCTCGTAGCGTGTCAATACCGCCGAGATAAAAGTAAGATTTGTCTCTACCGAAGCTACCACCCAGTAACAACCGTGCTGCAATGGTAGGACGCCTACCGATACCGAAATAACGTCGCGCGTCGAAAATAACGTTTGTGAGCGAAAGTTCACTACCGAGTGCTGGGAAAGATTGTTCAAGTTCGATGCGGTAGCGTGAGCCAGTATAAGGTGCCCACTCCCGCCACATTGTTGTATCCCCAACAAACGCGATGGACCCCGTTGTTAGTAGACCTCTATCGTCGAATGGATCTAAAGGTTCGCTTGTTTGGAAATTGAAAGAAAACGGTTTTGTGTACATCGAAAAATTGAGGTCAAGTCGATGGTATCTGTCAAATGGGTAATTCACGAACGCACCGAGTCCGGTAATGCGTTGTAAAATACCCCGTCTTCTCTGTATGCCGCCCAAGATATGGTATTCGTGATAGTTGTAAATCACCGCGCCGACATCGGTTCGGTGTGTTAAAAATCCGTATTGTGCGATAAAGTCCGGGGCGAGGTAGCTCGATTGGTTCATCACACTGACACCAATGCGATGGTTACCTAACATGTCACTGCCGACGACTTGCACAGTGCTTCTCAGGATACCATCCGCACCGAAACTGAAATCTGGGAAGATCGCATCTAAGGCGAAAGAGGATTTTGTGCTGTATTTTCGCCTAGCGATTCTATAATTTTCCTCTTCTTCCTCTGTTAAGATTACAGAGGGTTCCGCTATGGGTGAAACCTCAATTTTTTCCTCAACAGTTTTATCAATCTCCATCACACAAACATCATATTTTCCGTTCTGGTAGGCACTAAACAGAAGAAGTTTTCCGTCTGGAGACAAACTTGGGTTGAAACAGCCTGTCATGATGTTGGTAAGACGGGTTAGCTCAACTTCTAAAGATGGAGAACCCATAGATTCCGTGTCACCGTTTTCATCTGATTTAACTGAACCGTTTCTTAACTGACCACTGTTAACTGACAATTGACGACTAATTTCAAGTTTATGTATATCGTAAATACCTTGGCTATCGGAACAGAAAAGTATTGATTTTCCGTCTGGTGTCCAACTTGGGCTGATAGCGTTATGGGTGCCGTCGGTCAGCACGCGTTCTGTACCGCGGTTGAGATCCATCAACACGAGTCTATTTTTCGCACCTCGCTCGGAGGTGTAGATAATTTCACCAGTTGTCGGATGCCATGATGGATGCGTATCGTTGAATGGGTCGAAGGTAAGCCTGTCCACATCCCCCGTTAGCAGTTCGATTATGTAGAGATCTGTCTGACCCTCTTTTAGAGCGGAAAAGACGATCCGTTCACCGCTGCCATCGTAATCCGGGGAGGAGACGTTATCGAAGTTGAGTTCAAAATACTGCGTCAGTTCCTCAGTCAAAATGTTGACTTCAAGGAGGTAGTTAGCATCGTGATGTCTGGCGACGAAGGCGATCCTGTCACCATCGGGTGCCCACGCGAGGCTTCTCCCGAAACCACTGAAATCGGTTCGGATCTCCTCGTATTTCTCACGGAAAAACCGCTTAGTGACCCGTTCGATACGTTCACCCGTTTTCGCGGACATCAGGACAATCTCCAAAAACCCTTCATTTCCTGTAACATACGCGATAATATCGCCGCTCGGCGACCAGACCGGTTTGATGTTGTGAGAGTATCGCGATTTTTCGGTAAGGTTCTTCGCGACAAGGTCTGGGAGTTCCCTGTCTTCAATGAGGGGCCAGTACCGTTTTTTGACTGTCTGCCGCCAGGCCTTATCAAATTCTTTGAGTTCTACACCGAGTACCTCCATGAAAACACGGTTGATGTCCTTTGTACGGCTCTGTCGTAACCCTTGCAATATCTCAGGGATTTTCTCGCGTCCATAAGTTTCTGTGAGATATGCGACCGCTAATTGCCCCAACTTATACCCAACGAAGGGTGAACTAAGTCGGTTGAAATTGTGAAGTTGCGGTAGCGGCACAATATTGTTGTTCATACTGGCATCGCGGATGACCATTTCCCCGATCGCATCGTTGTCTTCAGCAAAGTGGTCCGCCATTCCCTCTATAAACCAAATTGGCGGGGAATAGAGAAATTCGCCGCTATAGATACGCGCATGCGGTTTCTGATAGATAATGTCATATTGGAAGATATGAATCAGTTCATGGTAAATTACCTCTCGAAATGCTTCAAGGGATCCAGTAAACGGTATAACGATGCGGTGCTTAAAGAGTTCTGCGAACCCGCCAATCCCCTCGTGAAGTTCTTGGAGGATTATGTTGGTTTCTTGGAAATCCTTGTGGGACTTGTAAAGAATGAGGGGTGT is part of the Candidatus Poribacteria bacterium genome and harbors:
- a CDS encoding BamA/TamA family outer membrane protein, whose protein sequence is MKKERNGIGPASGVSENYTSGITRRRLVLILFVLSLLAPCIGWAQGFGFGKNKITGQRFDWHIHRTEHFDIHYYPSEAKLVPIMAAIAEEAYEQHSEDFEHELQGRTPLILYKSHKDFQETNIILQELHEGIGGFAELFKHRIVIPFTGSLEAFREVIYHELIHIFQYDIIYQKPHARIYSGEFLYSPPIWFIEGMADHFAEDNDAIGEMVIRDASMNNNIVPLPQLHNFNRLSSPFVGYKLGQLAVAYLTETYGREKIPEILQGLRQSRTKDINRVFMEVLGVELKEFDKAWRQTVKKRYWPLIEDRELPDLVAKNLTEKSRYSHNIKPVWSPSGDIIAYVTGNEGFLEIVLMSAKTGERIERVTKRFFREKYEEIRTDFSGFGRSLAWAPDGDRIAFVARHHDANYLLEVNILTEELTQYFELNFDNVSSPDYDGSGERIVFSALKEGQTDLYIIELLTGDVDRLTFDPFNDTHPSWHPTTGEIIYTSERGAKNRLVLMDLNRGTERVLTDGTHNAISPSWTPDGKSILFCSDSQGIYDIHKLEISRQLSVNSGQLRNGSVKSDENGDTESMGSPSLEVELTRLTNIMTGCFNPSLSPDGKLLLFSAYQNGKYDVCVMEIDKTVEEKIEVSPIAEPSVILTEEEEENYRIARRKYSTKSSFALDAIFPDFSFGADGILRSTVQVVGSDMLGNHRIGVSVMNQSSYLAPDFIAQYGFLTHRTDVGAVIYNYHEYHILGGIQRRRGILQRITGLGAFVNYPFDRYHRLDLNFSMYTKPFSFNFQTSEPLDPFDDRGLLTTGSIAFVGDTTMWREWAPYTGSRYRIELEQSFPALGSELSLTNVIFDARRYFGIGRRPTIAARLLLGGSFGRDKSYFYLGGIDTLRGYNYEELVGTRIGLLNLEVRVPFIDVLHFGWPIQWTLGGIRGIAFADVGGAWSDWQYGPENPFKIFAREGNRIRLADVKASIGAGLRLQLGLFSIDFAAAWHTDLSRVEPGMKYHLGLGQSF